TGATTCCCACATGCTTAATCTTTATTGTGCGAATGTTGTTCAGAGCACTTATTACCCTGTGTagacacacattaaaaaaaataatacactAACAGTGGCTAGACTGATGGACAACATATTAAATCTATTTGGTGGTAACTTGTACGCATGCAGTTAACTCCTGTGGTGTACAAATCTTAGCCAGGAGGCCAGCCCAACTGGCGACCACCCAGAACATGGAGATGTACGTGATAGACAGACTGCCCACCCTCAGGCCCTTCATTCACAACCATCCGGAATCCATTGGTCAGGCCCAGCTTAGCAGCACACTTCTTGCCAACAATCATTAAATGCCCGAGAAGctagaggagaaagaaaaaaaaaaaaaaaaaaagaaaaaaacaaccaacagaaaacacacaaaaaaggggaaagggtgggaagggaaggaatgaGAGCAGAGAACCAATAAGCCAGTaagttaattttcagaaattcagcCACTGCTCTTCAAATTGTTGCCTGCCTGCAACTGACACTTTCCAAGAAAAACTATAAAGACTGCCTATGCTTAATATATGGGGAAAATAGAACTATTGATCTTTTTCAAGCCAGGCTGTAACAGACTACAAAAGTGTCACAGAAGCTAAATTTACTTCATGGTTAAAGCCCCCACTACTTCTTCTGACAACATATATCCTTCTGgtgaaaaagaaactttatCTTACCACGTAAAGTTTATAAAATCTTTGAGCTTGATGTTTTTagttataaaatgaaatattcagcACCTCTCAGCTAACCTTTTTCTTCACCTCTGACCTGCTAAAAACCCCCAAGTCTATATTAGAGTAAGTACTATTGCATGCAAACAATGAAAACAGACATCAGGATTATAAGATAACAAATTCCAATTCATTTTGCATGGAAAATACACACACGGATATATTTTGCTGATTTTACTGAAAAACCTTAACTCCATTATCTTTTAAGCTAGAGGACAAGCATTAGAGTATCAGAAAACTACTCTGCCTGTTTGAAATATCAAGAGGAAAAGGGATATTATGAAATAATGAGAAGCACAGTTTGGTGTACAGAAAACCTTTAGAGTACTTACAGATTCATCAGAATCATCTGCTTCAGACAATCTGACAATTGGCTTCTTAGGAATCACTAAGAAATGTGTTGGAGCTTGGGGTGAAATATCATGGAACGCGAGGCACTGGAGGAACAGGAAAcagataaaatataatttcttttggaGAAAGGTAAGAGTTTCAGTAAATCAATATGCCCCACTAAATACATACTTCAGCAGATTATCAGATATCCCAAACATACACAGAGATGTTAAATTTTCTtgaattatatattattttaaatcctttaaTTTCTAAATACAAAACACTACTTACCAAGatctgttgaaaaaaaaatcactgctttgTAAAGTACTGTTTAAAAGCTACAGACTTCTCAGCAAAGCAATATACAATCAGGTTCAAGATTTACTATTGCAACATACGCATAACAACTAGTAAAGCTGTTGGCATGCATGCCTATAAAAAGTACatttatacttattttttttaattaacaccATGTTTAATAAAATGGCAAAGAGCTGCTAATCATCTTCCAGTTATGCCTGAATATTTCCTTCATCAAAGACAGCAAGGCAATACCAAAGATCCTGAAGTTATGTGATTGAGACCATACTAATCTTCTGTTCTCAACAGCACCAAGTATTTCAGAGCAATGCATTAACACCAGCTTTGCTTCAGACATACTCAAATTGAGAGAAAGGCATCacttctgaaatacaaatatctGTCTGTAATGACTAGCTGAATCTTGACTAAATACCAAAATTACAACCAATCATACATTGCATGCATCACCTAAATATCAAATTAGGAACTGCCAAtaggcaaaagaaaatgaagctgtgTCTCTTTGTACAAAATGGCCAACCAGAGGACTAGGACTTGCAACTGGAACCTCAACAATTGTGCAGATGCACAGGAAGCACTCTGCAACCATTAGTCCAAGGATATCTCTGACTTACCCATCACGTTCAACAGCATAACACCTGGCAGTGACTGGTTATGTTACAGACAGTGGATACTTAAAAACACACACCTAGATTCTTCAAAATGCTTATTTCCTAGATACTTTTCTTTGTGAATCAATAAAGTTAATCTTCTTTGCAACTATACTGGTTTTTTAGTATGAGAAGAAATGTGGCTTTTGTCAAAAGTAAAGTTGGTGAAAAGCCCAAACTCAACTTGAATCAATCTTCTACACAACATATCTTTTATACATCAAATCTATCTGGTTTTAAGGTATCTTTAAGAAGATAATGCCCAGTTTTGAATCTCTGATGAACTGCTCATTTCTTCCAAACAGGGAAGGGCGGTAAGTATATAATTGATGAATAAAACTAATTTGCACCCAATTAAATAAATCATACTTAGAGCTGACCATTTTGTAAGCAGCTTTCTTATTATATGTAGTCTCATAGAGGAAGACTGCAAATGGCCAAAACGCATCAAAGAATTTAAAGAGCAAAAGATTGGAAGTAAATAGTTTTCAATGGTACAGAAAGCAGAAGTAGCATTAAGGGAAAAGCACAGTCACAGAAATTCATGAGTGCGTGGGAAACCAAACTTCATTTCAGGAAGTTTAGATTCAACTGGAAAAACAGTGATAAGGCATAATTCTACAGAGACTTTGTACTTTTCagtatttccctttctctgaagGTCAATTATTGATTAAAGGCCTTCCTTACCCTTCTCCTTTTAACATTTTCAGCCACCTCTAAAAAGACCTCCTTAAagccaacaaaataaaatcaagatcACCCACCAGTCAACTGAAACCTAGAAATTCTACATTTCTGTGCACTTTGAAGTAAAAAATCAAGTGATGCACTGTAGGTAATGACTCTTCCAGAAAATACTCCACACAAACAGCTGTCAAAGTGGGCTCAGCAAAGTCAATGGCTTGATTCCTAAATCAAGCAGTGCCCAGCTTACTCTGCTGCAGCCACCgcagctgaagaaaaaactcAGAGAGGTTTGACTCGGGTAAATAAAGAACACACACCTTCACATAAACACAGAGCAGTAATATAAGCATGACTTTCAGAAATCAGTCAACATTTCCAATATTCTTCAGAGCATATGGCAACTGCAACAATTCTGCCATCTATTAAGGAAACAGTTTCAAGCTATGCATGATTTTTAAGCACATAAATCTGACAAACTGCATCCTTAGAGAGTGTGTATTGTACACTGAGAATAATCCcttatttcaaaagcaaaagtcCCTTTTAATAGAGCTCCTGTATTTCAGTCTGAAAGACGGGGGAAAAGAGTGCAGGAGATCTTATACTAAGTACTAGTTAGTTTACACTGTGGGAATAACCACTGCATTTCATCTAAAGGTAATTATTTAATTTCGGCCCGAACATGCTGTGATGCACCAGAATCCCTCTCGGAGGTTCACCGccaaagcccagcaggcagagctgcataACCTCTGTAAGGCTATTGAGAGGCACATCGGGACCTGcaccagcagccagctggggtGCTCTGCTCGGAAGCCGCAGGAAGGCTGCCTGGAAGCGGTAAAGGTTTCACGACTACCCTCCCACACCAGCTGCGAGAACCCTCGACCCTTGGCAAGGAGCCGGATGCAGCTCCAGGGACGGTGCAGGGAGGCGCGGGGGCGCACCGCCCGCCTCGCCGCTCTCCCGAGCGCCTCCGCGGCGCCCCCGGCCCCTGCACAGCCCGCACCTGCTCGTCCTCGTAGATGATGTTGGCGGGGATCTCCTTGCGGATGATCTTCCCGAAGATGGTGTCCCCGCCGGGACGCGCCGCCTGCGCCTTGCTGATCTCGTCAGCCATGGCGGCAGCTCTCGCGGCGCTCCCGCCGGCCCTCAGCCCCGCCTTC
This sequence is a window from Vidua chalybeata isolate OUT-0048 chromosome Z, bVidCha1 merged haplotype, whole genome shotgun sequence. Protein-coding genes within it:
- the HINT1 gene encoding adenosine 5'-monophosphoramidase HINT1; translation: MADEISKAQAARPGGDTIFGKIIRKEIPANIIYEDEQCLAFHDISPQAPTHFLVIPKKPIVRLSEADDSDESLLGHLMIVGKKCAAKLGLTNGFRMVVNEGPEGGQSVYHVHLHVLGGRQLGWPPG